One window of the Paenibacillus beijingensis genome contains the following:
- a CDS encoding YtrH family sporulation protein, with product MNMMLSKALLDFFIAFGVVVGGAMLAGIGSVLVLSPPSSIMMDTASRLKIWALVASVGGTIDPMRVIESNMLEGHLSPVAQQLLFILCAFLGAHTGTELIKLICRGAG from the coding sequence ATGAATATGATGCTGAGCAAGGCGCTGCTGGATTTTTTTATCGCATTCGGGGTGGTCGTCGGAGGCGCGATGCTGGCGGGCATCGGCTCGGTGCTTGTGCTCTCGCCGCCCTCCTCCATCATGATGGATACGGCCTCCCGCCTCAAAATCTGGGCGCTCGTCGCCTCCGTCGGCGGCACGATCGATCCGATGCGGGTCATTGAAAGCAACATGCTGGAAGGGCATCTGTCGCCTGTTGCCCAGCAGCTGCTGTTTATTCTGTGCGCCTTTCTCGGCGCCCACACAGGCACGGAGCTGATCAAGCTTATTTGCCGGGGAGCGGGCTGA
- a CDS encoding YheC/YheD family protein: MEINLTTASPTPELTAKRPVLAILTMDDAALQFRGNRGNFSDLIHTGQDMGYIVYVLTVKNLKLTRKMLYGYLPKDKSNVWEKKLFPFPDLIYNRIPQREDELQPDVQRKLAACMEHPRIKGLFNPSFFNKWQLFEWLKQSKVTKPYVPSTRRLISQGGLDRMIRKHPYLYLKPVSGKAGKGIMTLRLQPDKPLPYRLKIQESRKSSTFNCSSLGKLWSRIQQESNGEAYIAQQGIQLASYHERQFDLRALLQKNGSGHWDLTGIGARVAGSLSITTHVPRGGTIEEPEKLINHFFGPDKAGAMLRRARTTAIVLARQIERGSGYLLGEMSMDLGIDHEGNLWFFEANAKPMKFDEPHIRRKSLERIFQYGSYLIRKKQE; this comes from the coding sequence ATGGAGATTAATCTCACTACAGCATCTCCGACCCCGGAACTGACCGCCAAACGTCCGGTGCTTGCCATCCTTACGATGGATGACGCGGCGCTGCAGTTTCGCGGCAACCGCGGCAATTTTTCCGATTTGATCCACACCGGACAGGATATGGGCTATATCGTTTACGTTTTAACGGTCAAAAATTTAAAGCTGACGCGTAAAATGTTGTATGGCTACCTCCCGAAGGATAAGTCGAACGTATGGGAAAAGAAGCTGTTTCCTTTTCCCGATCTCATCTATAACCGGATTCCGCAGCGGGAGGACGAACTGCAGCCGGACGTGCAGCGCAAGCTCGCCGCCTGCATGGAGCATCCGCGCATCAAAGGACTGTTTAATCCGTCTTTTTTTAACAAATGGCAGCTGTTCGAGTGGCTCAAGCAATCGAAGGTGACCAAACCTTACGTTCCTTCGACCCGCAGACTGATTTCACAAGGCGGACTCGACAGGATGATCCGCAAGCATCCTTACTTGTATCTCAAGCCGGTGAGCGGCAAGGCCGGCAAAGGGATTATGACGCTGCGCCTGCAGCCGGATAAGCCGCTTCCCTACCGGTTGAAAATTCAGGAGAGCCGCAAAAGCAGCACCTTCAATTGTTCTTCGCTCGGCAAGCTGTGGTCGCGCATCCAGCAGGAAAGCAACGGCGAAGCGTATATTGCGCAGCAGGGCATTCAGCTTGCCTCTTACCACGAGCGCCAGTTCGACCTGCGCGCGCTGCTGCAGAAGAACGGCAGCGGTCATTGGGATCTGACGGGGATCGGGGCGCGCGTCGCGGGCAGCTTGAGCATTACGACCCATGTTCCGCGCGGAGGGACCATTGAAGAGCCGGAGAAGCTGATTAACCATTTTTTTGGTCCGGATAAAGCAGGCGCAATGCTGCGGCGCGCACGGACGACCGCCATCGTTCTGGCCAGACAGATTGAGCGCGGATCCGGATACCTGCTTGGAGAAATGTCGATGGATCTTGGCATCGACCACGAAGGAAATTTATGGTTTTTCGAAGCGAACGCCAAGCCGATGAAATTTGACGAGCCCCATATCCGCCGCAAATCGTTGGAACGCATTTTTCAATACGGTTCTTATCTGATCCGCAAAAAGCAAGAATAA
- a CDS encoding DRTGG domain-containing protein: MTKEGAETEAITKHEQIIHYIKSLRLGTRISVRSIAKEQKVSEGTAYKAMKEAEQLGIVSTKERIGTVRIEKKKRNSLDQLTFGDVAEIVEGQLFGGEEGLKRTLHKFVIGAMELDAMLRYIDEGSLLIVGNREEVHRRALEQGAGVLITGGFNTSPEAKRLADERGLPIILSRHDTFTVASMINRAMYDRLIKQKIVLIEDIVTFGKPADVLRLGQTAADFYKLSVLTGLTRFPVIDDRGRVVGMMTAKDAAGSPPGEPLGKLMTRHPITAAPNITVTSAAHTMAAEGIDLLPVVDRSRKLLGVISRQEVLEAMRFTGKQAESGETFDDLMGTGFEMSREDDQGSGIGWKYRGKVTPQMSGPLGTVSEGVLGTLMMQASRRMIRESGRRDHMLESITTYYVRPVPIDSEIAIVPRALEMSRKAAKLEVELSDVSGLAAKAMVNFQLIDTY, from the coding sequence ATGACAAAGGAAGGCGCCGAAACTGAAGCGATTACAAAACATGAGCAGATCATCCACTATATTAAAAGTTTGAGGCTCGGCACGCGCATTTCCGTTCGCAGCATCGCCAAGGAACAGAAGGTAAGCGAGGGCACAGCGTACAAAGCAATGAAGGAAGCGGAGCAGCTTGGCATTGTCAGTACGAAGGAGCGGATCGGAACGGTCCGGATCGAGAAAAAAAAGCGCAACTCGCTGGACCAGCTGACGTTTGGGGATGTGGCCGAAATCGTTGAAGGCCAGCTGTTCGGAGGGGAAGAAGGACTGAAGCGGACGCTGCATAAATTTGTCATCGGGGCGATGGAGCTGGACGCGATGCTGCGCTATATCGACGAAGGCAGCCTGCTCATCGTCGGCAATCGCGAAGAGGTGCACCGCCGCGCGCTGGAACAGGGAGCGGGCGTGCTTATCACGGGCGGCTTCAACACAAGCCCGGAAGCAAAGCGGCTGGCGGACGAACGCGGGCTGCCGATTATTTTGTCCAGGCACGATACGTTCACCGTGGCCTCGATGATTAACCGCGCCATGTACGACAGGTTGATCAAGCAAAAGATCGTGCTGATCGAAGACATCGTCACGTTCGGGAAACCGGCCGACGTGCTGCGGCTCGGACAAACGGCCGCCGATTTCTACAAGCTGTCCGTTCTGACGGGACTGACCCGTTTTCCCGTCATCGACGACCGCGGCCGGGTAGTCGGCATGATGACCGCGAAGGATGCGGCCGGATCGCCGCCCGGTGAGCCGCTCGGCAAGCTGATGACGCGCCATCCGATTACGGCCGCGCCGAACATTACCGTCACCTCCGCCGCCCATACGATGGCGGCCGAAGGCATCGATCTGCTTCCGGTCGTGGACCGCAGCCGCAAGCTGCTCGGCGTAATCAGCCGCCAGGAGGTGCTGGAGGCGATGCGCTTCACCGGCAAGCAGGCGGAATCCGGCGAGACGTTCGATGATTTGATGGGTACCGGTTTTGAAATGAGCAGGGAGGACGATCAAGGCAGCGGGATCGGATGGAAGTACAGGGGCAAGGTGACGCCCCAGATGTCCGGGCCGCTCGGAACGGTATCCGAAGGCGTGCTGGGCACGCTGATGATGCAGGCGTCGCGCCGCATGATCCGCGAAAGCGGCCGCCGCGACCATATGCTGGAGAGCATTACGACGTATTACGTAAGGCCGGTGCCGATCGACAGCGAAATCGCGATCGTCCCCCGCGCACTGGAGATGAGCCGCAAAGCGGCCAAGCTGGAAGTCGAGCTGAGCGACGTCTCCGGTCTGGCCGCCAAGGCGATGGTCAATTTTCAGCTAATCGATACGTATTAG
- a CDS encoding sensor histidine kinase: MNLLWNSLTVFVFLSIPQSLLNVTFGFLFLGIKPQLYWRRIAAFCFVSSLYVDLFFLTLPKWAHLINSLLSFYILFRLFFRSFSKKTALLIFAVTFIYTIITDLAVTTAASGFISYQAVIDGSPAVKMMVFWPGFAVTAILILLMSKYKYYPAKRIRFMFQNSSGSSSLPYVLLLVFIQLIVLSGMYMIRFVNAGNEDELQIFLGAGMISIVLVTYFMLRLLSRTSEEAVKKTEDVYVGDLVKMLTTVRGQRHDFLNHVQVMYSMLQLKKYNALREYMDELVDEVLSVSKASLDLEQLQTHPLAALIESKYETSVLRRIAFLFQVDITAGSCTFHPIRNIDLVRIAGNLIDNAFDEVLQLPECDRQVNLLITAKKGNLTLRMSNSCRFMTEEMKNRLFTPGYTTKQGNHSGLGLSIVAERVRFYNGSLTVDTEGDSIIFTIQLPYQHEQAG, translated from the coding sequence GTGAATCTGCTTTGGAACTCGCTAACCGTTTTTGTTTTTTTATCGATCCCTCAGTCGCTGCTGAACGTAACGTTCGGTTTTTTGTTCCTTGGTATCAAGCCGCAGCTTTATTGGCGGCGTATTGCAGCTTTTTGCTTCGTCAGCTCGCTGTATGTGGACTTGTTTTTCCTGACCCTGCCCAAGTGGGCGCATCTGATCAATTCGCTGCTGTCGTTTTATATTTTGTTCCGGTTGTTTTTCCGGTCCTTCAGCAAAAAGACGGCGCTGCTCATCTTTGCGGTCACCTTTATATACACGATTATAACAGATCTTGCGGTAACCACCGCCGCTTCCGGGTTTATTTCCTACCAGGCCGTTATTGACGGTTCGCCGGCTGTTAAAATGATGGTTTTCTGGCCTGGATTCGCTGTCACCGCAATCTTGATCCTATTGATGAGCAAGTACAAATATTATCCGGCGAAACGAATCCGGTTCATGTTTCAGAACAGCTCCGGCTCGTCGTCCTTGCCGTATGTGCTGCTGCTGGTCTTTATTCAATTGATCGTGCTCAGCGGCATGTACATGATTCGTTTTGTGAACGCCGGCAATGAAGACGAACTGCAGATTTTCCTGGGGGCGGGAATGATTTCCATCGTTCTCGTCACTTACTTCATGCTGCGGCTCCTTTCCCGGACGAGTGAGGAAGCGGTGAAAAAGACGGAGGACGTTTACGTGGGCGATCTTGTGAAAATGCTGACGACGGTTCGCGGACAGCGGCACGATTTTCTAAACCATGTTCAGGTTATGTACTCCATGCTGCAGCTGAAAAAATACAATGCGCTGCGGGAGTACATGGATGAGCTTGTAGATGAAGTGCTTTCGGTCAGCAAGGCCTCTTTGGATCTCGAACAGCTGCAAACCCATCCGCTGGCTGCGCTAATCGAATCCAAGTACGAGACGTCCGTCCTGCGCCGGATCGCCTTTCTATTCCAGGTCGATATTACAGCCGGTTCCTGCACCTTCCACCCGATCCGAAATATCGATCTGGTGCGGATTGCCGGCAACCTGATCGACAATGCGTTCGACGAAGTGCTGCAGCTGCCCGAATGCGACCGGCAGGTGAATCTGCTCATTACGGCCAAGAAAGGCAATCTTACGCTGCGGATGTCCAACAGCTGCCGGTTTATGACCGAGGAAATGAAGAATCGGCTTTTCACCCCGGGCTATACGACCAAGCAGGGAAACCACTCCGGTCTTGGCCTCTCCATCGTCGCCGAGCGTGTCCGGTTTTACAACGGCAGCTTAACGGTTGATACGGAAGGCGACAGCATTATCTTTACGATCCAGCTTCCGTATCAGCATGAACAAGCCGGTTAG
- a CDS encoding YtpI family protein, whose translation MSAPQIIQWVLIAGICVTSVLSVYFSFKSRRAAGYRDKGAAAAKMNVSMGFMLLLIAFIQMFLFTASSIRVVVGAVFMLLGLFNIFAGLRSLSAFRGIKD comes from the coding sequence ATGTCCGCACCGCAAATCATTCAATGGGTTCTCATTGCCGGCATTTGCGTCACTTCCGTACTGTCCGTTTATTTCAGCTTCAAATCGCGCCGGGCAGCCGGCTACCGTGACAAAGGCGCCGCTGCGGCGAAAATGAACGTCTCGATGGGCTTCATGCTGCTGCTGATCGCCTTCATTCAAATGTTTCTGTTCACCGCTTCCTCCATCCGCGTCGTTGTCGGAGCTGTCTTTATGCTGCTCGGCTTATTCAACATCTTCGCCGGCTTGCGCAGCCTGAGTGCTTTCCGCGGCATAAAGGATTAG
- a CDS encoding YheC/YheD family protein, with translation MSLKLCNVHFSQAADNVIYLSGQLYHSLKLSGKKRMRIKLGKESIQASVRPIKRQGNHIYLSAGVRQSIRVPKTGNVYVLNSSDDEVQLGPLVGVLTDSPGILRSASVPFGPRTGFIKELIRLGEKKAYFFAFTPRDINWQQETVNGHFLNAEGGWYRKIVPLPDVVYNRLPSRKAETTEYISTLRERFVRKKIPFFNWSFFNKSDVYRMLDKDTEALRHLPESISAPSNEKIKELLERHHFLYFKPTGGSLGIGIYRLTYQPNKGYFARYRNNGKNVLLRFNSFQSLMRMLHSRHGSSLNGYVVQQGIRLVEIDGCPIDFRFHMHKNGKNEWVPAGIGAKKAGRGSVTTHIKNGGSLMTPESALSRAFGNQASDVLEKAKKVAIRLSESIERNYPHRLGELGLDIGIDKDGEVWMFEANAKPGRSIFKHPSLKAEGRASLEYILEHCLYLSRFRGGAADGD, from the coding sequence ATGAGTTTAAAACTTTGCAACGTGCACTTCTCCCAAGCCGCCGACAACGTCATTTATTTGTCGGGGCAGCTCTATCATTCGTTGAAGCTATCCGGGAAGAAAAGAATGAGAATCAAGCTGGGCAAGGAGTCCATCCAAGCATCGGTTCGTCCGATCAAACGGCAGGGCAACCATATATATTTGTCGGCCGGCGTCAGACAATCGATCCGGGTGCCCAAAACGGGCAATGTGTACGTCCTGAACTCGTCTGACGACGAGGTTCAGCTCGGTCCGCTCGTCGGCGTCCTGACCGATTCCCCCGGAATCCTCCGCTCCGCCTCCGTTCCTTTTGGACCGCGCACCGGGTTTATTAAGGAACTGATTCGCTTGGGGGAGAAAAAAGCGTATTTCTTCGCCTTTACGCCCCGCGACATCAATTGGCAGCAGGAGACGGTAAACGGCCATTTTCTGAACGCCGAAGGCGGATGGTACCGCAAAATCGTCCCGCTGCCGGACGTCGTCTATAACCGTCTCCCGAGCCGCAAAGCCGAGACGACCGAATATATTTCAACGCTCCGGGAGCGATTCGTCCGCAAAAAAATTCCGTTCTTCAACTGGAGCTTCTTCAACAAGTCCGACGTTTACCGGATGCTCGACAAAGATACCGAGGCGCTGCGCCATCTTCCCGAATCGATCTCCGCTCCTTCGAACGAGAAGATCAAGGAGCTGCTCGAGAGGCACCATTTTCTTTATTTCAAGCCGACCGGCGGCAGCCTCGGCATCGGGATCTACCGTCTGACCTACCAGCCGAATAAAGGCTATTTCGCCCGCTACCGTAACAACGGCAAAAATGTGCTGCTGCGCTTTAACAGCTTCCAGAGCCTGATGCGGATGCTGCACTCCCGCCACGGCAGCTCGCTGAACGGGTATGTGGTCCAGCAGGGCATCCGCCTCGTCGAAATCGACGGCTGCCCGATCGATTTCCGCTTTCATATGCACAAAAACGGCAAGAACGAGTGGGTTCCGGCAGGAATCGGCGCCAAAAAAGCGGGACGCGGCAGCGTTACGACCCATATTAAGAACGGAGGGTCGCTCATGACGCCGGAAAGCGCGCTCAGCCGCGCATTCGGCAACCAGGCTTCCGATGTGCTGGAAAAAGCGAAGAAGGTCGCCATCCGGCTGTCGGAATCGATCGAGCGCAATTATCCGCACCGGCTCGGCGAGCTTGGCCTCGACATCGGCATCGATAAGGACGGCGAAGTTTGGATGTTTGAGGCGAACGCCAAGCCTGGACGGTCCATCTTCAAGCATCCGTCGCTTAAGGCCGAGGGGCGCGCATCGCTGGAATATATACTGGAGCACTGCCTTTATTTGAGCCGTTTCAGGGGAGGGGCAGCTGATGGAGATTAA
- a CDS encoding YheC/YheD family protein — MTQPVLGILTLYLNDDGLLEEKTIYRRMTVAGRKMGLEVFVFTPQDVNYSSNRIHAHMYDPDKETWSRKWRPFPNLIYDRCRIQRSHRFEQLKKFRARYGHLTFLNRPLRNKWTVYLTLKEDARFRERLPETDIYEKPQDLADMLRKYPLVYVKPINGTGGRGILRIEKQKNGGYLIQGRDQARRIIPPQKADASTLFERLASWDLNGRRYVVQQGIQLKLSSGRVHDYRLLVQKNSRGEWAATGGAGRIGAARSVTSNLHGGGKAVTMKELLGKWIGDDVKAESIRLETEKFGIEVAAYLERQYGRLCELALDIAIDRKGSIWLLEVNPKPAREVFAKTGDTETYQRAIARPLEYAMWLYERKKRSSRTNGGRRHSARGRAAGSRTAEKIRKTSGSRYGRSSI; from the coding sequence TTGACGCAGCCCGTACTTGGCATTCTAACTTTATACCTCAATGACGACGGCCTATTGGAAGAAAAAACGATCTATCGGCGGATGACGGTTGCCGGAAGGAAGATGGGACTGGAAGTGTTCGTCTTCACTCCTCAGGACGTCAACTATTCGTCGAACCGCATTCACGCCCATATGTACGATCCCGACAAAGAGACTTGGAGCCGCAAATGGAGACCGTTTCCCAATCTCATTTACGACCGCTGCCGAATCCAGCGCAGCCACCGGTTCGAGCAGCTGAAGAAGTTCCGGGCCCGTTACGGGCACCTGACGTTTCTGAACCGGCCGCTGCGCAACAAATGGACGGTATACCTGACGCTCAAGGAAGATGCGCGCTTTCGCGAACGGCTGCCCGAAACCGACATTTACGAGAAGCCGCAGGACCTTGCCGATATGCTCCGCAAATATCCGCTCGTTTATGTGAAGCCGATTAACGGCACCGGCGGGCGCGGCATTTTGCGGATCGAGAAACAGAAAAACGGCGGCTACCTTATCCAGGGCCGCGACCAGGCGCGGCGTATTATTCCTCCCCAGAAAGCCGATGCATCAACGCTCTTTGAGCGGCTGGCTTCCTGGGATCTGAACGGCCGGCGCTATGTGGTGCAGCAGGGCATTCAGCTGAAGCTGTCCAGTGGCAGAGTTCACGATTACCGGCTGCTCGTCCAGAAGAACAGCCGCGGCGAATGGGCGGCAACCGGCGGTGCCGGACGGATCGGAGCCGCCCGCAGCGTAACGTCCAATCTGCACGGCGGCGGCAAAGCGGTGACGATGAAAGAGCTGCTCGGGAAATGGATCGGCGATGATGTGAAAGCGGAATCCATTCGCCTGGAGACCGAGAAATTCGGCATCGAGGTGGCGGCTTATTTGGAGCGGCAGTACGGCCGCCTGTGCGAGCTTGCGCTCGATATTGCGATCGACCGCAAAGGCAGCATTTGGCTGCTCGAAGTCAACCCTAAGCCCGCGCGCGAAGTATTCGCCAAAACAGGCGACACCGAAACGTATCAGCGGGCGATCGCGCGGCCATTGGAATACGCCATGTGGCTGTATGAACGCAAGAAGCGGAGCAGCCGGACGAACGGCGGCAGACGGCACTCCGCCCGGGGCCGTGCTGCCGGTTCGCGAACGGCCGAAAAAATACGGAAGACGAGCGGAAGCCGTTATGGCCGTTCGAGCATATAG
- a CDS encoding GNAT family N-acetyltransferase: protein MDNNKSLQEQSRSRLTVKLLSGSEWMVLRTQLLGELERWSEGRLTEAGMEMLASARLAELTPVPGEPAPAAAIAAAFVGGRLAGAAFARDAGETACIVAVHPKVRGRGLGSLLLERLQRNWGRLQCKVAADNTASLKMCFRAGMTAVALTEGPTGKPTLLFKSGPPSPAGSGVAAGDRKTPSQLSPLSQRPASSGLRNRPASGNTDDPGLRSGFASGKTCSSGLRSGFASGKTLRSGEIDAARTWHSNFIPQ, encoded by the coding sequence ATGGACAACAACAAGAGCCTGCAAGAGCAAAGCCGCAGCCGTTTGACGGTTAAGCTATTGTCCGGGAGCGAGTGGATGGTGCTGCGGACGCAGCTGCTCGGGGAGCTGGAGCGCTGGAGCGAAGGGCGCCTGACCGAAGCCGGCATGGAGATGCTGGCTTCTGCCCGCTTGGCCGAATTGACGCCCGTTCCGGGGGAGCCGGCGCCTGCGGCTGCGATCGCGGCGGCATTTGTAGGCGGCAGACTGGCCGGTGCCGCATTCGCCCGCGACGCCGGCGAGACGGCCTGCATCGTGGCCGTTCATCCGAAGGTTCGCGGCCGCGGACTCGGCAGTCTGCTGCTTGAGCGCCTGCAGCGGAATTGGGGCCGGCTGCAGTGCAAAGTTGCCGCGGACAACACGGCAAGCCTGAAGATGTGTTTCCGGGCCGGCATGACCGCTGTCGCCTTAACCGAGGGGCCAACGGGGAAGCCGACGCTGCTGTTTAAGTCCGGCCCCCCCTCTCCGGCAGGAAGCGGCGTCGCGGCCGGCGATCGGAAGACGCCCTCACAGCTCTCGCCGCTATCGCAACGGCCGGCAAGCTCCGGTTTGCGGAACAGACCGGCCTCCGGCAATACCGATGACCCTGGCTTACGAAGTGGTTTTGCCTCCGGCAAAACCTGCAGCTCTGGCTTACGAAGCGGTTTTGCCTCCGGCAAAACCTTAAGGAGTGGCGAAATTGACGCAGCCCGTACTTGGCATTCTAACTTTATACCTCAATGA
- a CDS encoding YlbF family regulator has translation MNVYDKTYELAKALKESPEAHDLKEARRQAEADADAKRMLDDFRERQNGFQQKMMSGEEPTPEEIDNLNKLYEVLSLNPVISHYFEAERRFAVVFEDVNRIISDSLKTVLE, from the coding sequence GTGAATGTATACGATAAGACGTACGAGCTCGCCAAAGCGCTCAAGGAGAGCCCGGAGGCGCACGATTTGAAAGAAGCCAGACGCCAAGCCGAAGCGGACGCGGATGCGAAGCGGATGCTAGACGACTTCCGGGAACGGCAAAACGGTTTTCAGCAAAAAATGATGTCGGGCGAAGAGCCGACCCCCGAAGAAATAGATAACCTGAACAAATTGTACGAGGTGCTAAGCCTCAATCCTGTTATCAGCCACTACTTTGAAGCGGAACGCCGGTTCGCCGTCGTGTTCGAGGATGTGAACCGCATTATTTCCGATTCGCTCAAAACGGTTTTGGAATAG
- a CDS encoding YheC/YheD family protein, with the protein MRPSNTVLGVLVASIASARPLRLPEAPFLLALCSSGAALGMTVYVFSPNLWDPHERRLLGYRPGRGGSWLQEQVPLPDVVYDRSHYGSAEEQAAGAAMLAQMHRCKPFSRLSRPLPGKLHVQELLAGCEQLAPLLPDTLRCEGVQSLRAALRRFGGSLFIKPDAGMQGKGVLRITPAPEKGSWLAAGRTGSNRTFSTVIAGEDECVRRAARFAGRTAYLLQPALNLYDPEGRPFDVRALVQKNGKGRWSLTGCSVRKGLPGSVTSNLHGGGEPAEAAESLSMMFGGQLAESLLKRIRSASLLAAQTLESRCGRLAELGFDFGIEPDGRLWLLEANSKPGRACFLEHPGSPISIKAVRQPLLYARLLSSRGSSAAAAPPVPQPNRKTDGNSTRNHHTENVQEVHP; encoded by the coding sequence ATGCGCCCTAGCAACACCGTTCTTGGCGTCCTTGTCGCTTCCATTGCTTCCGCACGCCCGCTCCGTCTTCCCGAAGCGCCGTTTCTGCTCGCGCTTTGCAGCAGCGGGGCGGCGCTTGGCATGACCGTCTACGTCTTTTCTCCAAACTTGTGGGATCCCCACGAACGGCGCCTGCTTGGATACCGGCCCGGGCGGGGCGGAAGCTGGCTGCAGGAGCAAGTTCCGCTGCCCGATGTCGTGTACGACCGCAGCCATTACGGCAGCGCCGAGGAGCAGGCCGCCGGCGCGGCGATGCTGGCCCAGATGCACCGGTGCAAACCGTTTTCGCGCTTAAGCCGACCGCTGCCCGGCAAGCTTCATGTGCAAGAGCTGCTTGCAGGCTGCGAGCAGCTTGCCCCTCTGCTTCCCGATACTTTGCGCTGCGAAGGAGTGCAATCGCTTCGCGCCGCGCTTCGACGGTTCGGAGGTTCGCTCTTCATCAAGCCTGACGCCGGCATGCAGGGCAAGGGCGTGCTTCGTATTACCCCTGCGCCGGAGAAAGGAAGCTGGCTGGCGGCAGGCCGCACCGGCAGCAACCGGACCTTCAGCACCGTAATTGCCGGCGAGGACGAATGCGTCCGGCGCGCGGCGCGGTTTGCAGGGCGCACCGCTTATTTGCTCCAGCCCGCTCTAAACTTATATGATCCGGAAGGCCGCCCGTTCGATGTCCGGGCACTCGTTCAAAAGAACGGCAAAGGCCGCTGGTCGCTTACCGGCTGCTCGGTTCGCAAAGGACTTCCCGGCAGCGTCACATCGAATCTGCACGGCGGCGGCGAGCCGGCCGAAGCGGCTGAATCGCTGTCCATGATGTTCGGCGGCCAGCTGGCGGAATCGCTGCTTAAGCGGATCCGCAGTGCCTCTCTCCTTGCAGCGCAGACGCTTGAGTCCCGCTGCGGGCGGCTTGCCGAGCTCGGATTTGATTTCGGCATCGAGCCGGACGGCCGGCTGTGGCTGCTTGAAGCCAACTCCAAACCCGGCCGCGCATGCTTTCTGGAACATCCGGGCAGCCCAATCTCCATCAAAGCGGTGCGTCAGCCGCTGCTTTACGCGCGGCTGCTGTCCAGCCGCGGTTCATCGGCTGCCGCCGCACCGCCTGTGCCGCAACCGAATCGGAAAACAGACGGCAACTCTACACGAAACCACCACACGGAGAACGTTCAGGAGGTTCATCCATGA
- a CDS encoding YheC/YheD family protein: protein MLKTKIAVQVVGSGVLADDAIMLGETYLKRWKIPQGQSVVLKFGAFRQHVKVVPVPRYDGLRINQRLARLMGIAEGAALRLQYRAAMATLALGPLIGVLVSRDYPQQPDRPFGSITLFCKELVEACAAQGAYVYFFTPGGIGTDADSVDGWVYHNGWTRVTMPLPDVVNNRLTSRKLENLPSVRQFISMAKSRHQTYMFNEKFLDKHDVFDALGRDPSLSKYLPESHLLLGFATLKTMCARYPVVFLKPVRGSLGKGIIRINRLDGQQFQATYSTAAGSRRQVYPNLTKLFASLSGKVKSVRYQLQQGLQLIEIQKRPVDFRALVQKNATGKWGITSIVARTAGSNHFVSNLARGGTLSKVKDALAKCSLPPSGRGDAFIRLQKAALEIAKGIEAHIPAHFGELGIDLALDKNGKVWLLEVNSKPSKNDNTPLTENKVRPSVRNMIQYARYLSGFER from the coding sequence ATGCTCAAAACGAAAATCGCCGTTCAGGTGGTCGGCTCCGGCGTGCTAGCCGATGACGCGATCATGCTGGGCGAAACGTACCTGAAGCGGTGGAAAATTCCGCAGGGCCAGTCGGTTGTATTGAAATTCGGCGCTTTTCGCCAGCATGTCAAAGTCGTCCCCGTACCCCGTTACGACGGGCTGCGGATCAACCAGCGTCTGGCGCGGCTGATGGGAATAGCGGAAGGCGCGGCGCTTCGGCTGCAGTACCGCGCCGCAATGGCGACGCTCGCTCTTGGTCCGCTTATCGGCGTGCTCGTCAGCCGCGATTATCCGCAGCAGCCCGATCGTCCCTTCGGCTCCATCACGCTCTTTTGCAAAGAGCTTGTGGAGGCGTGCGCGGCGCAGGGAGCCTATGTTTACTTTTTCACTCCTGGGGGAATTGGCACAGACGCGGACAGCGTTGACGGTTGGGTGTACCACAACGGCTGGACGCGCGTCACGATGCCGCTGCCCGATGTCGTCAACAACCGGCTCACCTCGCGCAAGCTGGAAAATCTGCCGTCGGTGAGGCAATTTATCAGCATGGCGAAGTCCCGCCATCAGACGTATATGTTCAACGAGAAGTTTCTGGATAAGCATGATGTGTTCGATGCGCTCGGGCGCGATCCCAGTTTAAGCAAATATTTGCCCGAATCTCATCTGCTGCTCGGCTTTGCAACGCTCAAAACGATGTGCGCCCGCTATCCGGTCGTCTTTCTGAAGCCGGTGCGCGGCAGCCTGGGAAAAGGAATTATCCGGATCAACCGGCTGGATGGGCAGCAATTTCAAGCGACGTATTCCACTGCCGCCGGTTCGCGCCGGCAGGTCTATCCCAATCTGACCAAGCTGTTCGCATCGCTCTCCGGCAAAGTCAAATCGGTCCGCTATCAGCTCCAGCAGGGACTGCAGCTGATTGAAATCCAGAAGCGGCCGGTTGATTTCCGCGCGCTCGTGCAGAAGAACGCAACCGGCAAATGGGGCATTACGTCGATCGTGGCCCGAACGGCGGGCAGCAACCATTTCGTATCCAATCTGGCGCGGGGTGGCACGCTCAGCAAAGTAAAGGATGCGCTGGCCAAGTGCAGCCTGCCGCCATCCGGACGGGGAGATGCCTTCATCCGGCTGCAAAAGGCGGCGCTGGAAATTGCCAAAGGGATTGAAGCCCATATTCCCGCGCATTTTGGGGAGCTTGGAATCGATTTGGCGCTCGACAAAAATGGAAAAGTATGGCTGCTCGAAGTGAATTCAAAGCCATCCAAAAACGATAATACGCCGCTTACGGAAAACAAGGTCCGTCCTTCCGTCCGCAATATGATTCAATATGCCCGTTACTTGTCGGGCTTTGAGAGGTGA